A DNA window from Bacteroides cellulosilyticus contains the following coding sequences:
- a CDS encoding PhoH family protein: MGAKKNFVIDTNVILHDYNCLKNFQENDIYLPIVVLEELDKFKKGNEQINFNAREFLRELDLVTDDNLFNKGASLGEGLGSLFVIAGSVDAPDVFDSFPERIPDHKILAVVDWLTRQKKDMKTILVTKDVNLRMKARSIGLLCEDYINDKVINVDIFEKSNEVFEGIDPALIDRIYSSREGLDISEFDFKDIIHPNECFILKSDRNSVLARYNPFTHSICRVNKTKNYGIEPRNAEQSFAFEVLTDPNIKLVALTGKAGTGKTLLALAAALSQMNDYKQILLARPIVALSNKDIGFLPGDAKEKVAPYMQPLFDNLNVIKRQFASNSTEVKRLEDMQKSEQLVIEALAFIRGRSLSETYCIIDEAQNLTPHEIKTIITRAGEGTKMVFTGDIQQIDQPYLDSQSNGLVYMIDRMKDQNLFAHVNLLKGERSQLSELASNLM, translated from the coding sequence ATGGGAGCAAAGAAAAATTTTGTGATTGATACGAACGTAATCCTTCACGACTATAACTGTCTTAAGAATTTCCAAGAGAACGACATTTATCTTCCCATCGTGGTTCTTGAAGAATTGGACAAATTCAAGAAAGGGAATGAACAGATAAACTTCAATGCCCGTGAATTTCTCCGCGAGCTCGATTTAGTTACCGATGACAATCTTTTTAATAAGGGCGCTTCTCTGGGCGAAGGCTTGGGAAGTTTGTTTGTAATAGCCGGTTCGGTGGATGCTCCGGATGTGTTCGACTCATTCCCCGAGCGTATTCCCGATCATAAGATTCTGGCTGTAGTGGACTGGTTGACGCGCCAAAAGAAGGATATGAAAACCATCCTGGTGACAAAAGACGTGAACCTCCGGATGAAAGCACGTTCCATAGGCTTACTTTGCGAAGATTATATCAACGACAAGGTGATAAATGTGGATATATTTGAAAAGTCAAATGAAGTGTTTGAGGGAATTGATCCTGCTTTGATAGACCGGATTTATTCTTCCAGAGAAGGACTGGATATCAGTGAGTTTGATTTCAAAGATATCATCCATCCGAATGAATGTTTTATCTTGAAAAGTGACAGGAACAGTGTACTTGCCCGTTACAATCCTTTTACACATTCCATTTGTCGGGTGAATAAAACAAAGAACTATGGCATTGAACCCCGGAATGCCGAACAAAGTTTTGCTTTTGAAGTGTTGACCGATCCAAACATCAAATTGGTTGCTTTGACAGGTAAAGCCGGTACAGGAAAAACATTGTTGGCTCTGGCAGCTGCCCTTAGTCAAATGAATGACTATAAGCAGATTTTGCTGGCGCGTCCGATTGTTGCTTTATCCAATAAAGACATCGGTTTCCTGCCGGGTGATGCCAAAGAAAAGGTAGCTCCTTACATGCAACCCTTGTTTGATAATCTGAATGTGATCAAACGTCAGTTTGCTTCTAACTCAACAGAGGTAAAACGTTTGGAAGATATGCAGAAAAGTGAGCAACTGGTTATTGAAGCATTAGCTTTCATCCGTGGACGTAGTTTGAGTGAAACTTATTGCATTATTGATGAAGCACAAAACTTGACTCCGCATGAGATAAAAACTATCATAACCCGTGCGGGCGAAGGTACGAAAATGGTGTTTACCGGCGATATCCAACAGATAGACCAACCTTATCTAGACAGTCAGTCCAATGGCTTGGTTTACATGATTGATCGTATGAAAGATCAGAACCTTTTTGCTCACGTAAATTTGTTAAAAGGAGAACGTAGCCAATTAAGCGAATTAGCCAGTAATTTGATGTAA